From Amphiprion ocellaris isolate individual 3 ecotype Okinawa chromosome 2, ASM2253959v1, whole genome shotgun sequence, a single genomic window includes:
- the rxrgb gene encoding retinoic acid receptor RXR-gamma-B isoform X2, with product MCAREGWKWGVDVRVLSQHSTGPMSTAHIHPPSMGGMVGHPSVISTSRPLPSSMSTLGSPMNGLASPYPVITSSLGSPSVSLQSTPNMNFGPLGSPQMNSMNSVSSSEDIKPPPGLQSMGNINYQCTSPGGMSKHICAICGDRSSGKHYGVYSCEGCKGFFKRTVRKDLTYTCRDSKECLIDKRQRNRCQYCRYQKCLAMGMKREAVQEERQRGKERGENEVESTSSFNEDMPVDKILDAELAVEPKTETYSDGSPGNSTNDPVTNICQAADKQLFTLVEWAKRIPHFSELPLDDQVILLRAGWNELLIASFSHRSVTVKDGILLATGLHVHRSSAHSAGVGSIFDRVLTELVSKMKDMQMDKTELGCLRAIVLFNPDAKGLSNPPEVEGLREKVYASLESYTKQKYPDQPGRFAKLLLRLPALRSIGLKCLEHLFFFKLIGDTPIDTFLMEMLEAPHQIT from the exons ACTCTACAGGGCCGATGAGTACAGCTCACATCCATCCTCCGTCGATGGGCGGCATGGTGGGCCACCCGTCAGTCATCAGCACCTCCAGGCCGCTGCCGTCCTCCATGTCCACGCTGGGCTCGCCGATGAACGGCCTGGCATCGCCCTACCCCGTCATCACGTCGTCTCTGGGCTCCCCGTCGGTGTCGCTGCAGTCGACTCCCAACATGAACTTCGGACCGCTCGGTAGTCCACAG ATGAACTCTATGAACAGTGTGAGCAGCTCGGAGGACATCAAGCCTCCGCCGGGCCTGCAGAGCATGGGAAACATCAACTACCAGTGTACGAGCCCGGGGGGGATGTCAAAGCACATCTGCGCCATTTGTGGAGACCGTTCCTCAG GAAAGCACTACGGTGTGTACAGCTGTGAAGGATGCAAAGGCTTCTTCAAGAGAACCGTCCGTAAAGACCTCACCTACACGTGTCGAGACAGCAAGGAGTGCCTGATCGACAAGCGCCAGAGAAACCGCTGCCAATACTGTCGCTACCAGAAGTGCCTGGCGATGGGCATGAAGAGAGAAG cggTGCAGGAGGAGAGGCAGCGGGGGAAGGAGCGAGGGGAGAACGAGGTGGAGTCTACCAGCAGTTTTAACGAGGACATGCCCGTCGACAAGATCCTGGATGCTGAGTTGGCTGTGGAGCCCAAAACAGAGACGTACAGCGACGGCAGCCCTGGAAACTCG ACCAATGATCCCGTCACTAATATCTGCCAAGCAGCAGACAAGCAGCTCTTTACTTTAGTGGAGTGGGCCAAGAGGATCCCGCACTTCTCCGAACTCCCCCTCGACGACCAGGTCATCTTACTACGAGCAG GCTGGAACGAGCTGCTCATCGCTTCTTTCTCGCATCGCTCAGTCACGGTTAAAGACGGCATCCTGCTGGCAACAGGTCTGCACGTCCACAGGAGCAGCGCCCACAGTGCAGGAGTGGGATCCATCTTTGATAG AGTCCTGACAGAGCTGGTATCTAAAATGAAGGATATGCAGATGGACAAGACGGAACTGGGCTGCCTGCGAGCGATCGTCCTCTTTAATCCAG acGCTAAAGGTTTGTCAAACCCGCCGGAGGTCGAGGGTTTAAGGGAAAAGGTCTACGCTTCGCTGGAGTCGTATACGAAACAGAAGTACCCAGACCAGCCTGGCAG GTTTGCTAAACTGCTGCTCCGCCTTCCTGCCCTTCGCTCCATCGGCCTCAAGTGTCTGGAGCATCTGTTCTTCTTCAAGCTAATCGGCGACACACCGATCGACACCTTCCTGATGGAGATGCTGGAGGCTCcgcatcagatcacatga
- the rxrgb gene encoding retinoic acid receptor RXR-gamma-B isoform X3 — translation MDSNDPYLHLNSTGPMSTAHIHPPSMGGMVGHPSVISTSRPLPSSMSTLGSPMNGLASPYPVITSSLGSPSVSLQSTPNMNFGPLGSPQMNSMNSVSSSEDIKPPPGLQSMGNINYQCTSPGGMSKHICAICGDRSSGKHYGVYSCEGCKGFFKRTVRKDLTYTCRDSKECLIDKRQRNRCQYCRYQKCLAMGMKREAVQEERQRGKERGENEVESTSSFNEDMPVDKILDAELAVEPKTETYSDGSPGNSTNDPVTNICQAADKQLFTLVEWAKRIPHFSELPLDDQVILLRAGWNELLIASFSHRSVTVKDGILLATGLHVHRSSAHSAGVGSIFDRVLTELVSKMKDMQMDKTELGCLRAIVLFNPDAKGLSNPPEVEGLREKVYASLESYTKQKYPDQPGRFAKLLLRLPALRSIGLKCLEHLFFFKLIGDTPIDTFLMEMLEAPHQIT, via the exons ACTCTACAGGGCCGATGAGTACAGCTCACATCCATCCTCCGTCGATGGGCGGCATGGTGGGCCACCCGTCAGTCATCAGCACCTCCAGGCCGCTGCCGTCCTCCATGTCCACGCTGGGCTCGCCGATGAACGGCCTGGCATCGCCCTACCCCGTCATCACGTCGTCTCTGGGCTCCCCGTCGGTGTCGCTGCAGTCGACTCCCAACATGAACTTCGGACCGCTCGGTAGTCCACAG ATGAACTCTATGAACAGTGTGAGCAGCTCGGAGGACATCAAGCCTCCGCCGGGCCTGCAGAGCATGGGAAACATCAACTACCAGTGTACGAGCCCGGGGGGGATGTCAAAGCACATCTGCGCCATTTGTGGAGACCGTTCCTCAG GAAAGCACTACGGTGTGTACAGCTGTGAAGGATGCAAAGGCTTCTTCAAGAGAACCGTCCGTAAAGACCTCACCTACACGTGTCGAGACAGCAAGGAGTGCCTGATCGACAAGCGCCAGAGAAACCGCTGCCAATACTGTCGCTACCAGAAGTGCCTGGCGATGGGCATGAAGAGAGAAG cggTGCAGGAGGAGAGGCAGCGGGGGAAGGAGCGAGGGGAGAACGAGGTGGAGTCTACCAGCAGTTTTAACGAGGACATGCCCGTCGACAAGATCCTGGATGCTGAGTTGGCTGTGGAGCCCAAAACAGAGACGTACAGCGACGGCAGCCCTGGAAACTCG ACCAATGATCCCGTCACTAATATCTGCCAAGCAGCAGACAAGCAGCTCTTTACTTTAGTGGAGTGGGCCAAGAGGATCCCGCACTTCTCCGAACTCCCCCTCGACGACCAGGTCATCTTACTACGAGCAG GCTGGAACGAGCTGCTCATCGCTTCTTTCTCGCATCGCTCAGTCACGGTTAAAGACGGCATCCTGCTGGCAACAGGTCTGCACGTCCACAGGAGCAGCGCCCACAGTGCAGGAGTGGGATCCATCTTTGATAG AGTCCTGACAGAGCTGGTATCTAAAATGAAGGATATGCAGATGGACAAGACGGAACTGGGCTGCCTGCGAGCGATCGTCCTCTTTAATCCAG acGCTAAAGGTTTGTCAAACCCGCCGGAGGTCGAGGGTTTAAGGGAAAAGGTCTACGCTTCGCTGGAGTCGTATACGAAACAGAAGTACCCAGACCAGCCTGGCAG GTTTGCTAAACTGCTGCTCCGCCTTCCTGCCCTTCGCTCCATCGGCCTCAAGTGTCTGGAGCATCTGTTCTTCTTCAAGCTAATCGGCGACACACCGATCGACACCTTCCTGATGGAGATGCTGGAGGCTCcgcatcagatcacatga
- the rxrgb gene encoding retinoic acid receptor RXR-gamma-B isoform X1: MWQPVASPATGGSPGREIGYGHYSTGPMSTAHIHPPSMGGMVGHPSVISTSRPLPSSMSTLGSPMNGLASPYPVITSSLGSPSVSLQSTPNMNFGPLGSPQMNSMNSVSSSEDIKPPPGLQSMGNINYQCTSPGGMSKHICAICGDRSSGKHYGVYSCEGCKGFFKRTVRKDLTYTCRDSKECLIDKRQRNRCQYCRYQKCLAMGMKREAVQEERQRGKERGENEVESTSSFNEDMPVDKILDAELAVEPKTETYSDGSPGNSTNDPVTNICQAADKQLFTLVEWAKRIPHFSELPLDDQVILLRAGWNELLIASFSHRSVTVKDGILLATGLHVHRSSAHSAGVGSIFDRVLTELVSKMKDMQMDKTELGCLRAIVLFNPDAKGLSNPPEVEGLREKVYASLESYTKQKYPDQPGRFAKLLLRLPALRSIGLKCLEHLFFFKLIGDTPIDTFLMEMLEAPHQIT; the protein is encoded by the exons ACTCTACAGGGCCGATGAGTACAGCTCACATCCATCCTCCGTCGATGGGCGGCATGGTGGGCCACCCGTCAGTCATCAGCACCTCCAGGCCGCTGCCGTCCTCCATGTCCACGCTGGGCTCGCCGATGAACGGCCTGGCATCGCCCTACCCCGTCATCACGTCGTCTCTGGGCTCCCCGTCGGTGTCGCTGCAGTCGACTCCCAACATGAACTTCGGACCGCTCGGTAGTCCACAG ATGAACTCTATGAACAGTGTGAGCAGCTCGGAGGACATCAAGCCTCCGCCGGGCCTGCAGAGCATGGGAAACATCAACTACCAGTGTACGAGCCCGGGGGGGATGTCAAAGCACATCTGCGCCATTTGTGGAGACCGTTCCTCAG GAAAGCACTACGGTGTGTACAGCTGTGAAGGATGCAAAGGCTTCTTCAAGAGAACCGTCCGTAAAGACCTCACCTACACGTGTCGAGACAGCAAGGAGTGCCTGATCGACAAGCGCCAGAGAAACCGCTGCCAATACTGTCGCTACCAGAAGTGCCTGGCGATGGGCATGAAGAGAGAAG cggTGCAGGAGGAGAGGCAGCGGGGGAAGGAGCGAGGGGAGAACGAGGTGGAGTCTACCAGCAGTTTTAACGAGGACATGCCCGTCGACAAGATCCTGGATGCTGAGTTGGCTGTGGAGCCCAAAACAGAGACGTACAGCGACGGCAGCCCTGGAAACTCG ACCAATGATCCCGTCACTAATATCTGCCAAGCAGCAGACAAGCAGCTCTTTACTTTAGTGGAGTGGGCCAAGAGGATCCCGCACTTCTCCGAACTCCCCCTCGACGACCAGGTCATCTTACTACGAGCAG GCTGGAACGAGCTGCTCATCGCTTCTTTCTCGCATCGCTCAGTCACGGTTAAAGACGGCATCCTGCTGGCAACAGGTCTGCACGTCCACAGGAGCAGCGCCCACAGTGCAGGAGTGGGATCCATCTTTGATAG AGTCCTGACAGAGCTGGTATCTAAAATGAAGGATATGCAGATGGACAAGACGGAACTGGGCTGCCTGCGAGCGATCGTCCTCTTTAATCCAG acGCTAAAGGTTTGTCAAACCCGCCGGAGGTCGAGGGTTTAAGGGAAAAGGTCTACGCTTCGCTGGAGTCGTATACGAAACAGAAGTACCCAGACCAGCCTGGCAG GTTTGCTAAACTGCTGCTCCGCCTTCCTGCCCTTCGCTCCATCGGCCTCAAGTGTCTGGAGCATCTGTTCTTCTTCAAGCTAATCGGCGACACACCGATCGACACCTTCCTGATGGAGATGCTGGAGGCTCcgcatcagatcacatga